The following are from one region of the Petrotoga mobilis SJ95 genome:
- a CDS encoding proton-conducting transporter transmembrane domain-containing protein: MALNSLLITGLLLSVLTFFLTKINKKLGSYFTIFSTLFVLIFLFGYMNDVGTVFNLWSFGGFSLQLVSSNYGWFFSIIMVLTYFLVSFFNPYWVEKMVNPASYNMLYVFSVISTLGVFFAKDFLTLFIFWEMVVWSSLFIIPLGKSRKASVVYYTISTIGSFSMFFAIMYLYSLFQTFDIESISQNLISSPNTAVMAYFVIIIAGLAKLGIFPFHTWLPIAHGNAPHTFSPVLSGGLVKMGAFIALLVSAIIPTSQIFSNHIHIIGVPYENYIIMVLGAISIIVGTLMAIKQEDAKRLIAYSTVANGGYILIGISLLDQVGFAGGMMHIFNHAMASAAMFLTIGAVAYRTGTTNMSELGGMIKKMPVTFAAYLVAIISIAGIPPTSGFASKWLIFQGLASKGLMFIAFATFFGSIGSFMYVFRPLATVFLGQLSPKHNDVKEVPFMMQIPMLVMSLLTIYFGVFPSQMLGFISKIQASLNIVPISVEGSKIYSFSGMWDSLVITAVFVIGFIIAALIFYTHKKAQPVDQMNTYTAGEFIYDPESYHYAKNYYAPFERLYKNHPSVEKFYDAIALRVNEFGRLVRSWFFSSNASVGVFWISVIITIAFFWGDKI; the protein is encoded by the coding sequence ATGGCGTTAAACTCTCTGTTAATTACAGGTTTGCTGTTATCGGTTTTGACTTTTTTCTTAACAAAGATAAACAAAAAGTTAGGTAGTTACTTTACCATTTTTTCAACGTTGTTTGTGCTGATATTTTTGTTTGGATATATGAACGATGTTGGAACAGTATTTAACCTGTGGTCTTTTGGAGGATTTTCATTGCAGTTGGTGAGCTCTAATTATGGTTGGTTTTTTTCCATAATAATGGTTTTAACTTATTTTCTTGTGTCCTTTTTTAATCCATATTGGGTAGAAAAAATGGTTAATCCTGCTTCATACAACATGCTTTACGTGTTTTCTGTAATTTCTACATTGGGGGTTTTCTTTGCCAAGGATTTTCTAACGTTATTCATATTTTGGGAGATGGTAGTTTGGTCTTCTTTGTTTATAATTCCCCTTGGTAAATCAAGGAAGGCCTCTGTAGTTTATTACACTATAAGTACGATTGGTTCTTTCTCTATGTTTTTTGCAATAATGTATTTATACTCATTGTTTCAAACCTTTGATATAGAAAGTATTTCACAGAATTTAATTAGCAGCCCCAATACAGCCGTGATGGCTTATTTTGTAATTATTATTGCGGGACTTGCAAAACTAGGAATTTTTCCGTTTCACACATGGCTCCCCATTGCCCACGGGAACGCTCCTCACACTTTTTCTCCGGTTCTTTCGGGAGGATTAGTTAAAATGGGGGCATTTATAGCCTTGTTGGTTAGCGCAATTATCCCTACTTCACAGATCTTTTCTAACCATATTCATATAATCGGGGTCCCTTATGAAAATTATATAATTATGGTTTTAGGTGCAATAAGCATTATTGTTGGAACCCTTATGGCAATAAAACAAGAAGATGCTAAAAGATTGATAGCTTATTCCACCGTTGCAAATGGAGGATACATATTGATCGGTATCTCACTTTTGGATCAAGTGGGATTCGCGGGTGGAATGATGCATATTTTCAATCACGCAATGGCATCAGCCGCTATGTTTTTAACTATTGGAGCGGTTGCTTATAGAACGGGTACCACAAATATGAGCGAACTGGGTGGGATGATTAAAAAGATGCCTGTAACCTTTGCTGCTTATTTAGTTGCCATAATTTCTATTGCCGGGATACCACCCACCAGTGGATTCGCATCAAAGTGGTTGATCTTCCAAGGTTTAGCCAGTAAAGGGCTTATGTTCATAGCTTTTGCCACCTTTTTTGGAAGTATAGGATCTTTCATGTACGTTTTTAGACCTCTTGCTACAGTGTTTTTAGGTCAATTATCACCTAAGCACAACGATGTGAAAGAAGTCCCGTTTATGATGCAGATTCCAATGCTTGTCATGTCTTTACTGACAATATATTTTGGTGTATTCCCTTCTCAAATGTTAGGATTTATTTCAAAAATTCAAGCTTCTTTGAATATTGTTCCAATCAGTGTGGAAGGTTCTAAGATATATTCCTTCAGTGGCATGTGGGATTCTTTAGTAATTACGGCGGTCTTCGTAATAGGTTTCATTATAGCCGCGTTAATTTTTTACACACATAAAAAGGCTCAGCCCGTTGATCAAATGAACACTTACACTGCTGGCGAATTTATATACGATCCTGAATCGTATCATTACGCCAAAAACTATTACGCTCCTTTTGAAAGATTGTATAAGAATCATCCATCAGTAGAAAAATTTTACGATGCCATAGCTTTAAGAGTAAACGAGTTTGGCCGTCTTGTCAGAAGTTGGTTCTTTTCTTCAAACGCTTCTGTAGGGGTGTTTTGGATCTCTGTGATAATAACAATAGCCTTTTTCTGGGGTGATAAAATATGA
- a CDS encoding sodium:proton antiporter: protein MIQYLFLALFFVGIYGLLSSKNLIKMLISLNLLELGLNLFIISVGYIKGGNAPIITPESVSNYVDPLPQALVLTAIVIGFGTTALGLAFIRKVYFEKGSIEIDEIRGGSDD, encoded by the coding sequence ATGATTCAGTATTTATTTTTAGCACTGTTTTTTGTTGGAATCTACGGCTTACTCTCATCGAAGAATTTGATTAAGATGCTTATTTCACTGAACCTTTTAGAATTAGGTTTGAATCTTTTCATTATATCTGTTGGATACATTAAAGGTGGTAACGCACCGATTATAACTCCTGAATCTGTTTCAAATTATGTTGATCCACTCCCTCAAGCGTTGGTATTAACAGCCATTGTTATCGGTTTTGGGACTACCGCTTTAGGCTTGGCTTTTATTAGAAAGGTATACTTTGAAAAGGGTTCTATCGAAATAGATGAAATTAGAGGTGGTTCAGATGATTAA
- a CDS encoding complex I subunit 5 family protein, which yields MINPVLLIVIPLLLAFVGVMFKNLSKSLLFFGLILNTIFAFFVQKGSYELGGWQPPFGINLLVDNYSLFGIVLINVLFLVSSLIGIRKIEKYSLPLLISLAGLNGMVLTNDLFNFYVFFEIATISAYIISTLHGKYHHTFNYLVLGSVGSSLYLLGIIIVYAVVGSLNMSDLSMHFSELSANIQLIVSILIFSGLAVEAKLIPFNSWVRGIYSNVNTLTAPLFSAVYASTVFLVFGRFFSNLITISGPLFNIFIAITFITFIFAEASATATKNMREILTFSSIGQAGLITGLFLIGGGYAAILQIINNAFAKIVMFSTAANVYENNSSDSIDQAAGIFRKYPLIGFGFTVSALSLIGLPLFFGFYAKFNIINTAFNTNWIIPLVILLGSLLEGVYYIRMLVKLWVPGEEHEETTEKLTTKFSMNKLFVISVVSVVVGFLFIVGGIYPELFGDFVQNVSTPLKDSLSYLSMGVM from the coding sequence ATGATTAATCCAGTACTTTTAATAGTTATCCCTCTACTTCTAGCGTTCGTTGGGGTAATGTTTAAAAACCTTTCAAAATCTCTTTTGTTTTTTGGGTTGATTTTAAACACCATCTTTGCTTTTTTTGTACAAAAAGGAAGTTACGAACTTGGAGGCTGGCAACCGCCATTTGGTATTAACTTGTTGGTGGATAATTATTCTTTATTTGGGATAGTATTAATTAATGTTTTGTTTCTCGTTTCCTCTCTGATTGGAATAAGGAAGATTGAAAAATATTCATTGCCTCTGTTAATATCTTTAGCCGGTTTAAATGGAATGGTGTTAACTAATGATTTATTCAACTTCTACGTTTTCTTTGAAATAGCCACTATTTCAGCTTATATAATATCAACGTTACATGGAAAGTACCATCATACGTTTAATTATTTGGTTTTAGGTTCCGTGGGATCTAGTTTGTATTTACTTGGAATAATTATTGTATACGCCGTTGTTGGAAGTCTTAACATGTCTGATTTGTCCATGCATTTTTCGGAACTTTCAGCAAATATTCAACTGATAGTTTCCATTTTAATTTTTTCAGGTTTAGCGGTTGAGGCAAAACTTATACCTTTTAATAGTTGGGTTAGAGGTATTTATTCTAATGTGAACACCTTGACTGCCCCATTATTTTCTGCTGTTTATGCGTCAACAGTTTTTTTGGTATTTGGAAGGTTCTTTTCCAATTTAATTACCATTAGTGGGCCTTTGTTTAATATTTTTATCGCGATTACTTTCATCACCTTTATATTTGCCGAAGCTTCTGCGACCGCCACAAAGAATATGAGAGAGATACTTACTTTCTCAAGTATTGGACAGGCAGGATTGATCACTGGACTATTTTTAATAGGTGGGGGGTACGCAGCAATTTTACAAATTATAAACAATGCTTTTGCTAAGATAGTTATGTTTTCTACTGCCGCGAACGTTTATGAGAATAATTCAAGTGATTCTATTGATCAGGCTGCGGGGATATTTAGAAAGTATCCTCTAATAGGTTTTGGATTTACTGTTTCTGCTTTGTCTTTGATAGGTCTTCCTTTGTTCTTCGGTTTTTATGCGAAATTCAATATTATAAACACTGCTTTCAATACCAACTGGATTATTCCATTAGTAATATTGTTGGGAAGTTTGTTGGAAGGTGTTTATTATATAAGGATGCTAGTTAAACTATGGGTACCAGGTGAAGAGCATGAGGAAACTACTGAAAAGTTGACAACCAAATTTTCTATGAACAAGTTATTTGTTATAAGTGTCGTATCGGTAGTTGTTGGGTTCTTATTCATTGTGGGAGGAATTTACCCAGAACTATTCGGAGATTTTGTACAGAACGTATCAACACCTTTGAAGGATTCCTTATCTTATTTGTCAATGGGAGTGATGTAG